In the genome of Coraliomargarita algicola, one region contains:
- a CDS encoding GxxExxY protein has translation MDKTGIENLIYKVIGAAMTVHSKIGYGLREKTYERALVVELQHLGIQYSQQSSYPVIYRDVKVDEYIPDLEVEDAVIVDTKTIENIGDYELGQMLTYLRFTQKTTGLIINFKHPSLQWRKVTLNPS, from the coding sequence ATGGACAAGACTGGGATAGAGAATTTGATTTACAAGGTGATCGGGGCGGCGATGACGGTTCATTCGAAGATTGGATATGGCCTCCGAGAAAAGACTTACGAACGCGCTCTAGTCGTCGAGCTCCAGCACCTCGGCATTCAATATAGTCAACAATCCAGCTACCCAGTCATCTACCGCGATGTCAAAGTCGACGAATACATCCCCGACCTCGAAGTCGAAGACGCAGTCATCGTAGATACCAAAACAATTGAAAACATCGGCGACTACGAACTCGGACAGATGTTGACCTATCTGCGATTCACGCAAAAAACCACTGGTCTCATCATAAATTTTAAGCATCCAAGTTTACAGTGGCGAAAAGTCACTCTAAACCCATCATAA